NNNNNNNNNNNNNNNNNNNNNNNNNNNNNNNNNNNNNNNNNNNNNNNNNNNNNNNNNNNNNNNNNNNNNNNNNNNNNNNNNNNNNNNNNNNNNNNNNNNNNNNNNNNNNNNNNNNNNNNNNNNNNNNNNNNNNNNNNNNNNNNNNNNNNNNNNNNNNNNNNNNNNNNNNNNNNNNNNNNNNNNNNNNNNNNNtttgaaaatcgaagcatttttactgctccaaaagttgtcgtcagacacaaaaaaaaaaaaaaaaaaaaacacacatcattgtaaaatcaatacattcatcacttcgttcagaatctaaaatcttagGTTTtacttaaagataataatatcaataaaacccTCCcagatgccctagataataatagtcttacctttaaattgtattatgagtCAATTcacactaattttaaaaataacagagtaaaatggattattgtTAACGTAAAATTGACATGTTGTACCTTTGttgacggagacaacgcatgtgggtgtggcgtcctcttaagagaAAATAAGacattaaacagaaaaaaaaaaattatattcaaatataatatgtccaccTTGAATAATGTATTGGGGAGAAATATCCTACTATCACTAAAAATAGTTTAGTAGTGGTGGGAGGGGTAAGGGGGTTGAGATATTAGAATATTTCTCTGCGCCACCAGAAATTAAAGCCAATTTACGCCAATGGAAGTGCTTAGAAAACACCAAGCAGATGTTTACTTAAAAGTAGTTAAAACTACATTCAAATTGACGAAAAACGACGATTTTCAGCTCAAAAGTTTGGGGACCTCGCGTGTTTCTTGGATGGGAGGTAAACTCCCCGAAGCCCACCTCCATATTTACACCTATGTCATCTCCACCCGGGCAGATATACTCCCAGTCTGCCCCTGTCAGCAATATTACCAACTAGGTTTGATTCTAGTTTGAATGATATCAGAGATGAATacaggttaaaaaaaaacagtgaatCAGTGCTCCACCTAAAGAGTACATCAGCATATTTCATTCCTGCTAGagagaataaacattttaattgtataaacttgaaatattttactattttcatttaccatagattatattatttacttacaaatacacttaggtattatttatatacaacatttacaaaatatttagactaatttaaaGCAATTGTTAAGAATGTATTttggataattttaaattccttcaagaaaatctaacaaaaattgttaaattacattatcCAGATTTTTAACTTAgagttacatattttacaaacttaaaaatagaaaatgtttaatgtttaaagtaccattttattatatatgaatttaacttcaaatattgacaacatttgtcaaaaaatggttaaatactatacaatacattatactgTAGGTACAGTATGTACtccaaatattttagatttttaataccTAGTCATTTATGGGTATACAGCTATAATGTAGTTAAAGGAACAAGTATTCATTTCGACTGAAGGTGTAAAATAAGGAGGATTGAGTGAAAAGTCCACTCCTCCGCCACcgtttatcaataaaatattcatatataagtaacttttttttgcCGAAAATTAGTATGCAATTAGCTTCAATTTAAGTGCGCTAACTCAGAGTTGGGTCATTACGGCGACTCTCAATGTTGCATGGCCATTTTGTCAGTAATAGCCAGAGGCCCCTTAAcagtaaaaattcaaatatttattttttatatttcttatgcCAATAAATAgcgtgtaatttattatagagtGCATTTGTTCAAACAAAGTACCAAACTTATcttatctaaaatttaaatttaaataataattatgtagaatATTTGGGTAAAATGACTTACtacttttgtttaaatatggaaaatataaattttatgaaacataattttgtCGTAAATACGTCACAAAGTCACAGACAATATCCTTttgctatttaaaaaattttaattaattatttagactgaaatcattaaaaaaaaaaaaaatgttaattaatacctaactaataaatataagtaagaaTGGTCCCAagaaaaaaaagcgggtaagtgaaaatcgctctgctgcacagtaggttacaagttaaCAGTTCaatacaagtcaaaatattgtgaaaatgttGTGGtgtataaaaattctaaaaaaacatttattgaaattgcATGTTAGTTTATGCtgctcattttttttatagttacaccacaaaccaaaatcgattttatcaaaaacctattttgcgtaaaaatacccgtttttccttaattcttCATTGTTTTTCTAggcgtttttaaaaatttcagggAATatggcacttttgaaaactactgggaattttaaattttgacctctccaatacactaactagattcactttcccaacAAACAAGAgactgaagttaaaaatcgaagcattatttcgactacttacctattttatttttgtttttctcggcgctttttAACACTTATGGGAATACGGCGgtttaaaaactactgggaattttacattttgacaTGCCTAATGCACCCACTAGATCCTTTTTCCCGCCGGAAAgctactgaaattgaaaatcgaagtattatatacttatcgtgtacacagacacaaaaaaataaataataaaaatagaaaacacacatcattgtaaaattaagagTAATAGTCGAACAATTATAGACAGAGttccttttttaaatataaattagtattgagTAATGATATCGACAAAAGATCCAACAAAAGATGAAGGTGAGTTTATCttcctaaataaattaatactatgtatctagttttaatttaaatattttattaagagtatttttaaatattccattGATACCTAAATGGATTTACtatgtatatacgtattttgtattattacaaaaataaatttaatagcatTTAATGCACGATGACAAAAACAAGTCAagttacctaatttatttaaaggAACATAACCAACAATCGGTATTTCATTTTAGAGTCGATTGATTTTCATTCACAATCaataaaatgtgtaggtataacaCGAaggttataataggtataacgtATAGCCACCAATTGGTTGAAGCTAATATTTTGCCATATGGAATATTAGGTACATGGTCTTAGGTAAAAGAAGAAGAAATCTAGGACTAACCTTCTATAATTATACGACGTtgtcaataacatattttaaataaacaaataacaaacaactcatatacttatttttaacatcaatCATCCgtcagaaaattataatatgaattgaaTTTAATTGTCAAGTATACTTTGtctattattcttataattacatCCTAAAAGAGGTACCAATATTAAGATCTTTTATAGTTCTGATTACAATTTTTACTAAgactagttataaataatttcatatttaaattcaaaaaaattaattttagttaggtTTAAAACTCGAGTATACGCCTACAGTCTAAAATATTACAAGGTATTCGGCAAAATATCATTGATAACATGTTTTATTtcgattattatgattatttaaaaaaattataatattattattacgttgaaTATTTGAACAACTTAACGCCATCTATCGTACAAAGTAGGTACGTAAATAGAACTAAGATTATActgaaacaatacaattataatataactacaatactacatttaactataatagtatagatataacactaaaatattaacatctgTCTATGAGTATCAATAACCAATaactgtaatagtgtaatcataacaatgataaattacaTCAAGTTACAAGTATGATATagcaaaatgtaaattaatgaaaataattatgtttggctattaaagtgaatttttaatcaatttcagTAGGTAGCAATTATAGTACAAATACTATGCATTAATACCTTGCAGTTTCAATAATTatgaactacctacctattttacatactcacaagatttaaaatattttaagacctttcggtacataaaataaaaaacattaaaggCTCAGTCAAATAGAAAGCAGTCTGCCCGCGCGGGctctgtaaaataatacaaccgGACTGCTGCCCGGCGCGGTCTGCATAACCATACACCGTGGCACCTTGCTCTCTGTTTGACTGAAcctttaatacctatgtatttatacacaactaaactttaaaagtatttaggtaagtacctaataacggCTGATAATAACTCTACAAAAATAAGAATTGTTTACCATTAAATACCATTATTCCACAGTTTCCTAGAAAGTCCTAGAAAAGTCCAGGAAAGTAATTACTAACTAAGAGATATACCtaagtaaatagttaaatttgttACACAATATTCTcagcaatattttattttatacaaatggaTGTGTTTAGAAATAGTGTCAAAATGGTgacttctttttttaaattcaatcttTTGATCCACGGATTATATATTTccttaatacaaaaataaaaaatactttaattcaACGTTTTACTTTCCAGATTATAAAAACTATGACATAATACTAATGTTAAAGATGTCTAAATCTTAGACTctaaaagcataaaatataggttacctatactgtttcatatgataaaaaacaaatcatgTTTACGACAAAATgggttagaaaaaaaacttgtataCAGCCTAAAAACatatcttttaatataaaaataaagatgatgaactcttaataattttatatttgttttgatatcATTATTCTTTCATTTAACTAAGTCTAACAAAGCCTGATCAAGTTAAACAAAGTAATCTTGACATTGTCTGATTAATGTAAATCATGttaattgttttgataatttatttctcagttgttttttgtaagagatcttattatatattttttttttttgtatggtctaaataaaaaatttttttttcaaaaaaccaaaatagatttatatttagacatagtaaatttaatacctacctaactaatgAATTAAGTTTtacagtttaataaaataatagacatttataccttattatatatcaacacaaaattatgatataatttcataatatactagtaaaatatcataatgtttaccaaacaaatttaaatataaattatacactcaAACCTATGTTTATGTGTGCTTCACCGAAAGAACAGAAATAGAGATATTTCAGTCAAAAATTACatcaatgtaatatttaacaGTATAAGTTAcaacataaaatctaaaatactgaaaatagatttgcaatttacataataggtaggtacaaacaaaaatacaatatgataataaaataattactttaagtCAAAACTATTACAAAATGAATATGGTAGGAAGAAAATATTTGAGGACCCCAAAGTTTGTTAATtttgacaataaattaaatatgactcacaaaataaatatacctatattataataaataggtaaatgtttaaaaaacaattcaacTATACATTGCAGAGTATCATACATAAGCATTGAATATCTCAtaggtagaatataatatatatctataggtaggtagatacttcaagatatctaaaattaatttacatgaaAAATTCGGTAcatgaaaaatgttaatttaatatgatttcaCTGAATTCTAGGGATCATTGTCATCACCAATAATTTGATGGAAAAATtagaattcattataatattttatagctacAATCAATCAATCAATGATGTGAGCTTATAAAAACCCTtctttaatagtaaaattaatgaatacttAAGACTTGGGAGTGagaaaaaaatccataaaagtgtataatacaacaacatgtatgtttattcaaataaatagagACAAGACAagacaaataattatcattagtaCCATAAAACAATAGGAGACTAATTGGCTTACCAGGTGAAGTACGGTGTTCACCACCTCCTTGTTAGTGACCTGGCCCACCTCGACGAGCCCGATAAGCACACCAAACTTCAAATTATCAGTGGCAGCCATAGTCACAACTTGATCGGGTCTCTTGATGTCGCCAAATGCGGTCGGATCTATCGGATCCTCCATCGGTAAAGCAGTTTGTGAGCCTGGTATATACCGACAGCCTACCTACCACATCTACAACGGACACTACACACTAATACGATCGGAGTTAATCAATTTCCGACTTCCGTCCGtaaattcacataataataatgtaattcaaAACGATTTCCTCAATTCATcggtattatgaattataatattattgaacattaaaaaaaaattgtataatattcctaatatatatcaattgaatattgtttacaCCGAAGATAAGTATATTGACAAGTCGGCAGTCGATTGGGCAGCAAATACTCGTGATAACAACGAACTGACATGATAACAAGTCAACAGTGTTGCCCGGTTGCCAAATccatatagaattttattttttaatttaaattttaatataatattacaaaaatgaatgGTAAAGGTTATATACCTTTAGACCGAATTTAGCATGAAATGTATGTTGCTATTTTCAACACCATATACATGCAGTCAATGAGTGTCCATAAATCATTActtcattgattaaatatcaacattttatactgCATATGTTTGCATATTCCGACGTTAGTGCATGGTTTCCtatttgtgcatattttaacaaaaaaacaaatatacctaatagtccAAAAAGGTGTTGAGAAAAAACGATCATAAATAGATGGGAACGTTTATGCATCAAATATTTTACGATTCAAAGAATTAAATTTATCGTACTtcctaaaatgttatttactaGGTTTGCAATCTTTCaacgattaaaaattaaatttaaattaaattttaatttaatttatatatgaaaacaatggtttcaataaaaatatttttaatataaaaatatactttttgttttgtacctagttagtagttacacattttatttagcATATAACACGTCTCAAATCATATGTCACGTATGtattagacaaagacagaaaatcaccgcGGATGTAATGCCCTTaaaggattattattatttctttataaaataaatgtaggtatattcttTATCACATTTAGTGAATAGATGTCCCTCGTCcctgaatacatattattaaataatattttattgttattcacacATCAATACTGCagtactaatgagtaatgattataacatatagtttttaaaatgttgactatcataatataatcacagAAATCAACGAGGaaagaaaacaa
This portion of the Acyrthosiphon pisum isolate AL4f chromosome A1, pea_aphid_22Mar2018_4r6ur, whole genome shotgun sequence genome encodes:
- the LOC107884902 gene encoding neurobeachin-like produces the protein MEDPIDPTAFGDIKRPDQVVTMAATDNLKFGVLIGLVEVGQVTNKEVVNTVLHLVSAFKLSNQLKEKSPVYHR